The genomic interval CCCCCTCGACGGATGACGGTCGCCCTCCCGAACAGCACCTCATGACCCACGCGGTTCTCCCTTTCGCTCAGGCGATAGTAGGTGGGATGTCCGTTTGCATAGGCCTCCCTGAAGAGGCGGTCGAATTCGGAAGAGGTCCCCGGCGCCACGATCTCCATGCCCGGAATATTCATGAGGAGACCCGCATCCGCAGGGCAATGGTGGGTGCATCCGAGGGCGGCGTAATCATAGGAAGCCCCCACACTGATAAAATTGCCTCCCAACCCCTGATAGCAGAAATCGATCTTCAGCTGCTCCGCGCTTCGCTCCACGATAAAGGGGGCAATGGTATGAAATACGGGAATGAGCCCCGAGATGGCAAGGCCCGCCGCCGCGCTCACGGTCGCCTGTTCGAGGATACCCATATTGTAGGCCCTCTCGGGGAAGCGCTCGAAGGCGTTGCGAAAGCCCCAGACGCCGATATCTCCAAGGAGGAGCACGAGCCTCTCGTCGGTTTCCAGAATGGAGGAAACCGTTTCCACCAATTGTCCGCGCATGTTCATGAAAGCTCCCTCAACATCGTCTCGAGCTCTTCTTCCGTAGGGAACCGGTGATGCCAGGCGGGCTCGTTTTCCATCATCGCGCAGCCGTGTCCCTTGGTCGTCTCTGCGATGACCGCCGTAGGCGAGGAGACGCTCAGGGCGTCGAATGCCCGAAAAAGGGCTTCATGGTCGTGACCGTCCACCACCCTCGCCTCCCAGCCGAAGGATCTGAACTTATCCGCCACATCTCCGAGCCCCAGGTGACGGTCTGTCGAATGGTTGTAATCGATTATGCAACAAAGGTTGGTGAGCCCGTGATGGGATGCCAGAAGGGCCGCCTCCCACACCGAGCCTTCATTTGCCTCTCCGTCGCCTATAAGGGTATAGACACGCCCCGCCTTCCTCTGGATCCGGAGCCCCAGGGCGAGTCCGACCCCCATTGGAAATCCGTGGCCCAAAGAGCCTGTCGACGCCTCGACACCGGGAACTTTGTTCCGGTCGAGGTGGCCGCCCAGGGGACTCTCATAACCGGCAAAGCCCTCGATGAGGGAGGGAGGGAAAAAGCCTCTCTCGGCGAGCACCGCGTATAAAGCCAGGGAACCATGTCCTTTACTCAGGATAAACCAATCTTTCTCGGAACCTGCTCCGTTCCGGGCATCACACGCCATGACCCTGTCGTAGAGAACCCAGAGGATATCCAGAATGGAAAAAGCGCTGGGGATATGGCCCTCCCGCGCCCGGGCCGACATTTGGAGTATCATCCGCTTCATTCCCCTGACGATGCGGTGAGGGTCGCTCATCTTTTCTCCCGTGTCGCTTCTTGCCGCCGGTCCGTCTCCTGCAATTTCTACCTCTCGGAATGGATTCATATAAAAGGCAATGATGGAGACTCAATTATGCAACGAACATGCCACACCCCTTTCCTGCTCTGTTCCGATAGCTTCAGGAACAAGGACGGAGGCTATTTTCAATCCCGTCGGCCCATGTCGCCGAAGATCTTTAAGGGGCTCCCATATTTGTCTGAAAAAGTGCTTCTCCAGCGGTCTCGCGCTCTAATGACGTCATATTATTGGCTAAGTGTCATTAGTCCCACGGGCCGGAGCATCCATCCGGCGGCGAAGAAGGGAGTAAAGGCGAGTGCGGCTCCCGTTGCCCCGGGTTGGGTGAAGGTGCGGTATGGACGCTGTGCTGGTATGGTCTGTGCATGGGATATATCAATGAGGCCTATGGAGCGATCAATGAAAGGGGAGAGGAACAGATGGCAGATCCGGCACATGACCTGAATGTGGCGATTCAGCACCAGATGAGGGGCGAACTTGAAGAGGCCGAGGCCATCTATCGTGCCATATTGCGGGAGGAGCCTCAAAACCGCGACGCCTTTCACCTGCTCGGCGTAGCTGCCTATCAGGGGAGGCGTTATAATCAGGCTATCGAGCTTATCAGTACCGCCATAGCAATCGATAAATCGAATCCCGCCTTTTTTTGCAACCTCGGCCTCGCCTATGCGGGCACCGGAGATTACGACCTTGCCATCACGCACTTTCAGGAGGCCCTGAGATTATATGAGCCTTATCCGGAGGCGCACAACAATCTGGGAAATATCTATAAAGAGCAGGGAAGGCTGGAAGAGGCGGCGCAGTCGTATCAACAGGCCCTCTCTTTCAGGCCCGAATCACCCGAAACCCTCTACAACCTCGGTTCCATCTTCCAGGAAGAAGGCAAAGTCGCCGAAGCCATGGAGTGCTACCAAAAGGCCCTGGCCCTTATGCCGCAGTCTGCGGAAATCTGCAGCAACCTCTCAGTCCTTTATAAGGATACAGGTGATTATGAAATGGCCGCGGAGTACGCCTTCCGGGCCATAGAGCTCAAGCCCGGCTACCTGGATGGATATCTGAACCTTGGCCTTATCTTTAAAACGGTGGGGCTAAGCGAGAAGGCGATCTCCTTTTATGACCAGGCCCTCGCAATCTCTCCCGGCTCCATAGAGGCCTTATGGGGCAGGTGCATGGCCCTGATCCCCATTCTTTATGATTCGAACGGGGAAATCCTGAAGAGGCGAAACAGTTACCGGGACAGCCTTCACGAGCTCAACCGTCTCATCACCCTCGACACGAAAGAAAATATCGATGTGGCCGCGCGCCTTGCAGGCGCCGCTCAGCCCTTCTACCTCCCCTACCAGGGGCGGGTCGACAAGGTCCTCCAGTCCGCCTACGGAAATCTAGTCAGCCGCATTCAAGCCGCACGATATCCTGAGACTTCCGGGGCCATGCGGCTCCGGCGTCATGCCGCCAAAGAGAAGATACGGGTCGGCATCGTTTCGGGGTTCTTCTATTACCATTCGAACTGGAAAATACCGATCAAGGGGTGGGTTGAGAATATCGACAGGAGCAGGTTCTCCCTCTACGGGTATTATACGGGTTATATGAATGACGACGTGACGGCGACGGCGCGGGTATCCTTTGACCGGTTCGTGGAAGGAACCCACTCTTTCAGGGTCCTCCGGGATGCAATATTATCCGATTCCATCGACGTATTGATCTATCCGGAGATAGGCATGGACGCGATGACGGTCCGGCTCGCGGCCCTCAGGCTCGCCCCGGTTCAGTGCACGTCATGGGGCCATCCTAATACTTCGGGGCTTCCCACCATAGACTACTTTCTGAGCAGCGACCTCATGGAGCCCGAAGAAGGGGAGGACCACTATTCGGAGGAGCTGGTCCGCCTGCCCAATCTTTCGATACATTATACCCCCATCTCAAGGGGCGCCTCCTCCCTCACCCGCGCCGATTTCGGCCTTCCGGAAGAAAAGGTGGTCTACTTCTGCGCCCAGTCCCTTTTCAAATACCTGCCCCAATATGATGACCTTTTCCCTCGAATTGCGCGGGAAGCAGGGGAGTGCAGGTTTGTTTTTCTTTCATATAAAAGGTCGAAGGAGCTTACCGAACGCTTTCTTGCGCGTATCGAGAGGGCTTTTAGCAAGTATTCGATCGATTGCAGCACCCATGTCGTCATGCTCCCCCAGTTGGACCCTCTGCGTTATCACGCGATGAACAGATTGTCCGACGTGTTTCTCGACAGCATCGGTTGGTCCGGCTGCAACACAACTCTCGAGGCCATTGAGTGCGACCTCCCGGTGGTGACCCTCCCCGGCAATCTTATGCGGGGCAGGCACACTTATGGCATAATGAAAATGATGGGGGTAACGGATACTATCGCGGAAACCGAGGATGAGTACGTCGAATGTGCGGTAAGACTGGGCACGGACAGGTCGCTCAGGGACCGCGTGAGGACTGCCTTTAGTCAACGCAAACAATATCTCTATTATGATACCGAGCCCGTAAAGGCACTCGAAGTCTTTCTGAAAAAAACGACGGGCCGGCTGCCCTAAGGCATCTCTCCACACCAACTTTTCCACATAACCCGGTAAGCCTCTTCAAGGCTGCGGGTAAATATCGCGAAACTCCAGGGCCTTTATATAATGGGAGACGGCCTCTTCGTGCCTTCCCGCCGATTTCAGTGCATTCCCCATATTATCGTGGCATGAGGCGACCCCAGGGCCAGGGTGAATGGCCCGACCGATCAAATCGATAGCGATGTGATGTCTGCCTACCTGATAGGCAAGACCCCGAGAAGATGAAGGGCGTCGCTGTCAGTTGGGGTCGGTTTTCAGAATAGTCCGATAGAGCGCCTCCGCCTCCGGAAGCTGCCCCATCCGGTGATGGCCCAGGGCTTTTTCGAGGAGGTCATCAACGTTGACCCCGCGACCCCTTATCTCGTTTTTCGCCTCCTCTTTTGAATCCATCTTTACTCCCCAGGATCTTAATCGTACGCCCCTGAAAAAAAGCGGGGAATTCATGTTGCATAGTACCTGATGCAACAACGATACCGGAACTATATTGAAATATCTCAAGGGAGGGTTTGATGGACAAAATGCCACCGGGACCCGCTGAACCCGGTGGCCAACTTATTGTCAATATGTAGTGTCTATGGACTGAGGTAAGTTCTCACACGGTACGATGGGAGAAGGGTATGCTATTTTTTTGAGCAGAGTTCTCCGGGGAATTCCCCTGGACCTTTCCCTTCGTTTCCTTCTCGTAGGCAGCCTTAAAGCCTTCATCCAACTGCACCAGAATAGCCTTACATTCCTCCAGCACCGTCATGTCATGAGTGATGTGGACGCTCTTCAGCCTTTTTGTCAGGTAATGGTACAGGTCGGAAAGGTTTTTCGCGACCTCTCCCTGGGACATGTCCAGTGAAGAATCGAGAATATCGAGTACCGT from Syntrophorhabdaceae bacterium carries:
- a CDS encoding tetratricopeptide repeat protein, giving the protein MADPAHDLNVAIQHQMRGELEEAEAIYRAILREEPQNRDAFHLLGVAAYQGRRYNQAIELISTAIAIDKSNPAFFCNLGLAYAGTGDYDLAITHFQEALRLYEPYPEAHNNLGNIYKEQGRLEEAAQSYQQALSFRPESPETLYNLGSIFQEEGKVAEAMECYQKALALMPQSAEICSNLSVLYKDTGDYEMAAEYAFRAIELKPGYLDGYLNLGLIFKTVGLSEKAISFYDQALAISPGSIEALWGRCMALIPILYDSNGEILKRRNSYRDSLHELNRLITLDTKENIDVAARLAGAAQPFYLPYQGRVDKVLQSAYGNLVSRIQAARYPETSGAMRLRRHAAKEKIRVGIVSGFFYYHSNWKIPIKGWVENIDRSRFSLYGYYTGYMNDDVTATARVSFDRFVEGTHSFRVLRDAILSDSIDVLIYPEIGMDAMTVRLAALRLAPVQCTSWGHPNTSGLPTIDYFLSSDLMEPEEGEDHYSEELVRLPNLSIHYTPISRGASSLTRADFGLPEEKVVYFCAQSLFKYLPQYDDLFPRIAREAGECRFVFLSYKRSKELTERFLARIERAFSKYSIDCSTHVVMLPQLDPLRYHAMNRLSDVFLDSIGWSGCNTTLEAIECDLPVVTLPGNLMRGRHTYGIMKMMGVTDTIAETEDEYVECAVRLGTDRSLRDRVRTAFSQRKQYLYYDTEPVKALEVFLKKTTGRLP
- a CDS encoding transketolase encodes the protein MSDPHRIVRGMKRMILQMSARAREGHIPSAFSILDILWVLYDRVMACDARNGAGSEKDWFILSKGHGSLALYAVLAERGFFPPSLIEGFAGYESPLGGHLDRNKVPGVEASTGSLGHGFPMGVGLALGLRIQRKAGRVYTLIGDGEANEGSVWEAALLASHHGLTNLCCIIDYNHSTDRHLGLGDVADKFRSFGWEARVVDGHDHEALFRAFDALSVSSPTAVIAETTKGHGCAMMENEPAWHHRFPTEEELETMLRELS
- the fliS gene encoding flagellar export chaperone FliS; the encoded protein is MNNPYTAYSAADTSVDSDNKPRILLKVYQSMLDKIDMVKGAIDRKNFEKKYDELTKLTTVLDILDSSLDMSQGEVAKNLSDLYHYLTKRLKSVHITHDMTVLEECKAILVQLDEGFKAAYEKETKGKVQGNSPENSAQKNSIPFSHRTV
- a CDS encoding transketolase C-terminal domain-containing protein, translating into MNMRGQLVETVSSILETDERLVLLLGDIGVWGFRNAFERFPERAYNMGILEQATVSAAAGLAISGLIPVFHTIAPFIVERSAEQLKIDFCYQGLGGNFISVGASYDYAALGCTHHCPADAGLLMNIPGMEIVAPGTSSEFDRLFREAYANGHPTYYRLSERENRVGHEVLFGRATVIRRGGQATVVAIGPVLDAVMEAVSGLDATVLYYTTVSPFDSETLRQNAHSGKVLVVEPFYQGTMTRSIWEALGPGKVSLDCIGVPRAFLTNYGTAEDHDKAVGLTPEHIRERLEDLIDG